The genomic segment TCCAACCTGTGCACGGAAATCTTCCAGCTGCAGGAGACTTCGACGATCACCAATTACGGCGAGATGGATATCATCCGTCGCGATATTAGCTGCAATCTGGCATCGCTCAATATCGTCAACGTGATGGAACGAAAAATGATTCGTGAATCCGTCCACGAAGGCATCGAAGCCATTACAGCCGTGAGTGACATGACGCGTGTAGAAAACGCTCCAGGCGTTCAAAAGGCAAACCGTGAGCTGCACTCAGTAGGTCTCGGTGCGATGAACCTGAACGGTTATCTGGCAAAGAACAGAATTGCTTACGAGAGTGAAGAAGCGAAGGATTTCGCTCGTACGTTTTTCATGATGATGAACTTCTTCTCCTTGGAGAAAAGCATGGAAATTGCCAAGAAAACTGGCAGCACCTTCTTGGGCTTTGAACAATCGGAATATGCAAAAGGCACTTATTTTAACAAGTATTTGACGAACGATTACAGCCCGCGGACGGAAAAAGCAAAGCTTCTCTTCGAAGGGATGCACATTCCAACGCCAGAGGATTGGGCGGAACTACAGCAAAAGGTGCAAAAGCATGGCGTTTACCATGCGTACCGTTTGGCAATTGCGCCGACACAGAGCATTTCCTACATTCAGAATGCGACTTCCAGCGTGATGCCAATCGTCGAGCATATCGAAACGAGAACGTATGCCAACTCTACGACGTATTACCCGATGCCGTACTTGTCGCAGGAAAACTATTTTTACTACAAATCGGCGTATGTGATCGATCAATTCAAAGTGATTGATCTGATTGCCGAAATTCAAGAGCACATCGACCAAGGAATTTCGACTGTGCTGCACGTGAACAGCAATATTTCCACCAGAGAACTGGCTCGCTATTACATTTACGCAGCGAAAAAAGGTCTGAAGTCACTCTACTATACGCGTACGAAGCATTTGACTGTAGAAGAGTGCATTAGCTGCGCAATTTAGGGAACGAGCTTCATTGAAAGAAAAGCATCAAGCAAAAAGAGAAGAGGAACGCCATATGAAAGCAGTCAATTGGAACAGGCCGGACGACGATTTTACGATGACGTTTTGGAATCAAAACATCATGCAGTTCTGGACGGATGATGAGATTCCGCTGTCAGATGACAAGATGTCCTGGATGGAGCTCAGTGCGACTGAACGGGATACGTATAAAAAAGTATTGGGCGGTCTCACCTTGCTGGATACGGTTCAGGGTGGAGTAGGGATGCCGAAGATCATGGAGCATGTCGATGGACTGCAAAGAAAAGCGGTTCTCGCCTTCATGGGCATGATGGAGCAAATCCATGCCAAATCGTACAGCAGTATTTTTACAACGCTGGCATCGACAGAAGAGATTGACGGTATTTTTTCGTGGGTAGAAAACAATCCGCATCTGCAAAAGAAAGCGGCCCTCATCTCTAAGCGCTATCAGGAAATTGAGAAACCGAAAAACTTGTACATGGCGATGGTAGCGTCCGTCTTCCTGGAAAGCTATCTGTTTTACAGCGGCTTCTTCTATCCGCTCTATTTGGCGGGTCAAGGCAAGATGACAAGCAGCGGGGAAATTATCGACCTGATTGTTCGTGACGAGAGCATCCACGGACTCTATGTCGGCGTTCTCGCCCAAGAAGTATATCAAGGTCTGAGTGTGGACGAGCAGACCGCAGCAAAAGAGGAGCTGTATGCCCTTCTGCGTGAGCTGCAAGAAAATGAAGAGGCCTATACGACTTCGTTGTATACGGAAATCGGATTGGCTGACGAGGTTCATGCCTACGTGCGCTACAACGCGAACAAGGCATTGATGAATCTGGGGCTGGACCCGCTATTCCCAGAGGAAGAAGTGAACCCGATCGTGCTGAATGGCATTCGGACGCAGACGAAGCAGCATGACTTCTTCTCGAAAAAAGGAAATGGCTATGTCCGCACACTGAACGTAGAACCGTTGACGGACGATGATTTTATATTTTAATATGACAAAAAATGGATTCTGTGTTACTGTATGAACAGTATGCTGCCCTGCTAATTTATTGGGGCACTTCACAGAACCATGACAATTTCATAGGAGTGGGAACAGGTTCTTTGGTCGTCAGGATCGACCAAGGATGAAAAGGGAAGTCGGTGAGATTCCGACACGGTCCCGCCACTGTATGAGGGGAGTCGGCACATTGAATAGCCACTGATCCAAACGGATTGGGAAGGCATGTGCAGATGATGATCCCAAAGTCAGGAGACCTGCCTGTTTCGACGACACTGCTTAACCTACGGGAGATAGGGAGGTGTTAGGATGCTGTGATCTCAGTGCTTATTTGGCATTTCTAACGTTCTTTTTGATCGTTGGAGATGCCTTTTTTATTGGGCGGATTCGAGTCAAGATCGATTAAAGAATGGAGAGGAAGCTCATGAAAAGCAGCAATTTGGGATATCCACGGATCGGGAAGAACCGCGAGTGGAAAAAGGCATTGGAAGCATTTTGGGCAGGCACCATCGATGAGGCAAGCCTGGTACAGCAAATGGAGCAAATCCGTCACCAAAACCTGTTGTGTCAGCAGGAAAAAGGGGTCGATCTGATCCCTGTGGGTGACTTTACGTACTACGATCACATGCTGGATATGGCTGTGATGTTTGGAATGGTCCCCAAGCGTTATGAATACGAGGGAGGCCCGGTTTCATTCGCTACATACTTCGCCATGGCTCGCGGTTCGAAGGAAGCTGTCGCCAGCGAAATGACGAAATGGTTTAACACGAACTACCATTATATCGTCCCGGAGTTCGGTGAACGACAACCATCCATAACGGAGAACAAGCCTCTCCAGGCATATTTGGAGGCCAAAGAAAAGCTCGGTATCATCGGAAAGCCTGTCATTGTAGGCCCGTATACGTTTGTCAAATTGTCCAAAGGATATGAGAAAAACGAATTTGAGACTGTCGTGGATCAACTCGTTCCGCTTTACATAGAAGTTCTCCGGGAGTTGGAGCTGCATGGCGTGGAATGGGTGCAAATCGATGAGCCAGCATTTGTACGGGATGTCTCGTCGCATGATCGCGCCATCATCAAACGGATTTATACGCAAATCGATCAAGCACTACCGCATCTACAGTGCATGCTGCAAACCTATTTTGAAGCGGTGGATTGGTATGCGGAGCTGGTTTCATTACCGATAAAAGGAATCGGTCTTGATTTTGTACACGGAGCCAAGCGCAATCTAGCGAATCTGACAAGACATGGGTTTCCGGCAGAAAAGATTCTCGCAGCGGGAATCATCGACGGTCGAAACATATGGCGTACGTCCATTGAGGAGAAATGGGAGCTGGTCAAAGAAATTTCCGAGATCGTTCCACTCGATAAGCTGTGGCTGCAGCCGTCCAGTAGTTTGTTGCACGTACCTGTAACGGTTGAAGCAGAGAGCGATTTGCCAGAGGAAGTCATGCCTGCATTGGCGTTTTCCGACGAAAAACTGGGGGAAGTACAGCTCTTAGTCCAAGGATTCCGATATGGTAAGTATGTCATTTCGAGAGAGATCGCCCAAAATGAAGCGGATTTGCTCAAGCTGGCACTATCTCCAGCGAGGAATCGTCGAGAAGTGAAGAATGCTTTGCGTCAAATAGCTGCTGCAAAACCTGAAAGAAGCGCCCCTTATCTCGAACGTCGAGAGATTCAACAAAACACGTGGAAGCTGCCACTGCTGCCAACTACCACAATCGGAAGCTTCCCGCAGACGGCGGAGGTTCGCCAAGCCCGACAGCAGTTTAAAAAAGGGAACTGGACACTAGAACAATACGATGCTTTCATTCAGGCGCAAATCAAGGAGTGGATCGAGATACAAGAAGAGCTCGGTTTGGATGTCCTCGTTCATGGGGAGTTCGAACGAACCGATATGGTTGAGTATTTTGGCGAAAAGCTCGATGGCTTTTTGTTCACGAAAAACGGCTGGGTGCAGTCTTATGGCTCGCGCTGCGTGAAGCCACCTATTATTTACGGAGATGTGGAGTTTGTGGCACCGATGACGGTCAAAGAAAGTGTGTATGCAAAGTCATTGACCGACAAACCAATGAAAGGCATGTTAACAGGTCCAGCGACCATCTTACATTGGTCATTTGCTCGAGTCGATGTCACCCGACAAGAAGTGTGCGAACAAATCGCCTTGGCATTGCGAAAAGAAGTAGAAGCCTTGGAAGAAGCGGGGATTCTCATGATTCAAGTCGATGAACCAGCACTGCGCGAAGGACTTCCGCTCAAAAAGGAAGAACAGGCAGCTTATCTCGAATGGGCTGTCAGAGCGTTTCGTCTAGCGACCTCCACCGTTGCACCGAGTACCCAGATTCATACACATATGTGCTATTGCGAATTCCATGATTTCATGGATGTCATCAGCGAACTCGATGCCGATGTGATTTCGATTGAAACTTCCCGCAGCCACGGAGAGCTCGTGTCTGTGTTCGAAACAGGTACATATGACAAAGGCATCGGGCTCGGTGTATACGATATCCATAGCCCCCGGATTCCAGCTGTCTCAGAAATGGAAGAGATGGTAGCACGAGGTGTACAAGTACTTCCACCAGATCAATTTTGGATTAATCCGGATTGCGGGCTGAAGACAAGAGGGAGAGAAGAAACCATTCAGTCATTACGAAACATGGTTGCGGCAACGAAGGCGATTCGGAGTCGTTTGACAGCCCAGTAGGAAGGTGCACGCGATGAGAGGAGCCACACAAATGATGACAGAAGCACTTTCATAAGTGATACGATTAGCAACTTGAGTAGGGGACTTCGTTTAGGGAGTCCTTTTTTCATTGAGTTTGGTTTAAGACTCCTCGAGTCCACCTTGGGAGATTACGATTGTTATTGTAGAGGAGCCAGATTCTCAACGATGTGAAGGATTACATTTTAATTACTTGACCGAGCTCATAAAAAACGGCTGATAGCAAGAGAAGTTTTTAGTAGTAAAAGGTTGTGGATGAATTATTTTCGTAAAATTAAAAATTATATTGACGTTCCAAGTGCTATGATTTAACTTATTTCTTATATGGTTTCCAACAAAAGGAGATTTAGGTATATTATCTCTTCTTTTTCGGTCAATAGAAGGGGCGAAGATATTGCAAAGTCTGGTGTTACCGCTTACTCATCCACAGAAACGAATTTGGTACATTGAAAAAATCTATCCCAATCTGCCTATGTACAACATCGGAGGGATTGTACATCTTAAAGGCCCTGTTGAGTTGGCGCTGTTGGAAGAGGCAATCCATCTGTTTCTTGAGAAACATGAAGGCGTGCATGTTCGGATCAGCGAGCATGAGGGTATACCTGCTCAGATTGTCGTTCCCTATCGCCGTGAAACTGTACCGTTGCTTGATTTCAGCCAAGAGGATGATCCACAAGCTGCGGCGGCCAAGTGGGCGGAGACGGAATTCAGACGAGCTTTCCAGCTTGTTGGGCAGCCGCTGTACTGTTTTGCTCTGCTTAAAATGACTGAACAGCATAACGCTTATTTTGTGAAGTTTCACCATTTGGTGGCGGATGGATGGAGTATTCAGATCATGACTGATCAGATATGCAGTCAATACCTCCAACTGCTCGCTCAAGAAGAGATCGATCAGACCCCGGAACCTAGTTATATCGAAACGATCAAAGGGGAGCGCGAGTATTTGGAAAGTGCGCGCTGCACCAAAAACCGTCGTTATTGGCTGGACAAGTTCCGCTTGCTGCCGGAGGGATTTCTGCACAAGAGTTCGGATGACCTGTCGGGAAGACGAAAACGGTATTTGCTGGACGGACCGTTGTCTATGCGTATCAGAGAGTATGTCGAACAAACGAAGTGTTCGCTTAACACATATTTCACCGGGTTGGTTTTGCTCGATCTCTATAAGACGACTCAACAGCAGGATTTAATCATCGGTAGCCCGGTATTGAACCGTTCCGGAGCTAAGGAAAAACGAATGGTAGGAATGTTCACCAGCACAGTTCCTTTTCGTACAACTGTCAACGGTGAAGCCACAGCTTCCGAATTCCTCAAGCGGTTGAACCGTGAATTTCGCGACGCGTATTTTCATCAGCGCTATCCGTACGATCTACTGGTCTCGGAGTTGGAGCTGAACAAGCAGGGAGTCGATCAACTGTTTCAAGTCTGCGTAAACTATTACAACACAAAACTAGTGAGCGGTTGGGATGGCGTCACGGTAGAGAATGAGGAGTTCTATAGCGGGTATCAAGTCTATTCGTTGCAAGTCGTTATTAAGGATTGGCAGGATTCGGGACGAATTGAACTGCAGTTTGATTTTAAAAGGGACGATTATGATGAAGACGCGATCGAACGGATGCAACGTCGGATGGTATTGCTGTCAGAACAGATTTTACTGTCCGGCGGTCAGGTCACAATCGAGGGGCTGACAATCCTTGAAGAGGCGGAACGAGAGGAGTTGCTTGTGAGGCGCAATCGCACCGTTACGGACTATCCATCCGTTCCTGTGCATCAACTGTTCGTTCAGCAGGCGAAAGCTGCCCCGCATAGAATAGCTGCAATCCTCGGGCGGAAGACACTCACGTACGGTGAATTGCATGAGGGTTCAAATCGATTGGCACATCTACTGAAGGAGCGTGGCATAGGGCCGGGATCGATTGTAGCCGTACATCTTCGGCATTCGTTTGAGCTACTGATCTCACTGTTTGCAGTGTTAAAATCGGGCGCTGCTTACCTACCGATGGATCCGGCGTATCCGTCAGACCGGATCTCCTTTCTATTAAAAGACAGTCGGGCGGCTCTGTTGTTGGCGGACGAGTCCTTTTCGGCCGGCGCTGAGGTTGTCACCGATATAATACGCGTGAATGAGCTGGCGAATGACGCAGGCTCGCCGGAAGATCTGGAGACGAGTATGAATGCGGAAGCCCCCGCCTATGTGATCTACACATCAGGTTCGACCGGACTGCCCAAAGGGGTTGTCGTCACGGAGAGGGGGCTGGTCAACTACGTGTGGTGGGCGATGAAAAGCTATCTTCGCGGGCCGGACGATGTTTCGGCTCTTTACACGTCACTCGCCTTCGATCTGACAGTCACCTCAATTTATCCGGTTTTGATCTGTGGCGGCGCCATCGCTATTTATCCAGCCAAGGAAGACGAGTTCGTCTTGGATTTGCTCTTGCGTGAAGGAGTAGCGACGGTTGTCAAGACGACACCTGCCCACTTGGCGCTAATTCGTGAGAAACGTTATCCAGATGCGGCGGTACACACATTGATTGTTGGGGGAGAAGACCTAAAAGCTTCGTTGGCTGCAGATGTCTTGTCGATTTTCGATGGAAGAGTGTCGATCTTCAACGAATACGGTCCGACCGAGACGGTGGTCGGGTGCATGTTTCATCGATATGACCAAGCGGATGGCCGGAAAGGCTCAGTGCCAATTGGGCGCCCGATTTTCAACACACGCCTGTATCTGCTGGACCCAAGAGGCGAACCTGTGCCGATTGGGCAAAAAGGTGAGTTGTGCATTGCCGGAGACGGCGTAGCGCTCGGTTACTTGAACCGCCCTGAGTTGACTGTTGAGCGATTTGTGCAAGACCCATGGGGCACGGGGCGTATGTTTAAGACGGGTGACGTGGCGAGATGGCGTGCGGATGAAGTAATGGAGTATCTCGGACGGATGGACTCCCAGGTCAAAGTGAAGGGGCATCGCATCGAACTGGGGGAAGTTGAAAATCAACTGCTCGCTGTGGAGGGTGTTGTCGAAGCAGTGGTCGTCGATGTCCAAGACGCTTCTGGGCAGACGGCACTTGCCGGGTTTGTGGTCACGAGCGGCGGGCTCACAGCGTTCGAGATTCGCAAGACCTTGCTGGGACGCTTGCCTAGCTATTTGGTGCCAGCCTATCTGGTGTTGATGGATAGTTTGCCACTGACATCAAACGGGAAGGTGGACCGGAAGGCGTTACCCGATCCACTGACAGAAAGTAGTACGATGTTAACCAACTCACTTCAGTCGTTGGAGATTTTACGAAATATTTTGCAAAGTATTTTGCAGGTGGACCAGGTAGCGGCGAGCGATAATTTTTATCACCTTGGCGGTGACTCGATCAAGGCAATCCAAGTGGTGTCCAAGCTGTCTGAGGTGGGTCTGCACTTGAAGGTCAGAGACATCCTGTCCTACCCGGTGATCGGTGAACTGGCTGCCGTGATCGAGCAGCAAAGCTTACGAGTTGCCGCTGCGCAAGTCCCGGTTGAAGGGCAAGTGCGGCTAACGCCGATTGTTGCCTGGTTTTGGGCACAAGAGCTTACGAATCCGAACTTTTTCCATCAAACAGTGTTTTTGAAGCTGCGTCATTTGGTCTCGCCGTCGCTTCTGCAAACCGCTGTGACCTGTGTGATGCGCCATCATGATACCCTTCGACTTCGCTATGACGAGGCCGTAGGTACGCTCTGGTATGATCCTGCATGGCTAACGAAGGAGTTTGATTTGGCGGAGATTACCGTCTCTGATGAAGACGATCTGCAGCGTCAGGCCCAACTGTTCAAAGAGAGCCTGCGCCTGACTCGAGGACCGCTGTTTGGTGCTGCGTTGTTCCATATGCAGGAAGTGGACTACCTATTGCTAACGGCTCATCACCTGCTGGTTGACGCGGTGTCTTGGCATGTGTTGCTGGAGGATCTCAACCTAGCCCTGACCGCTCTGTCACGGGAAGAAGAGGTGAAGTTCCCTGCCAAGACGATGTCGTATCAGGCGTGGGCCGACGCGTTGCACGATATGGAGTTGGACGAGGAGTTACCGTACTGGCAACAGGTTCTAGAGGAGGAGACGGAGACTTTGCCTTATGAGTTCGACTACGGGGCTGACCTTCTCCGAGAGTGTAAGGCTGTAACGGTAAATCTGTCGAAGGAGGAGACGGGTTTTCTGATCACTGACGCCAACCGTGCGTACAACACACAGCCGATCGACTTGCTATTGACCGCCTTGGGACTTGCGTTACGGGAGATGAGCGGTACCACGGGAGCTGTAACAGTGGAGAGTGAGGGCCACGGGCGTGAACCGTTCATTGAGGAACAAGACATATCGCGAACAGTCGGCTGGTTCACAGCCTTGTACCCGATTCGTCTAACTTTTGCGGGCGAGCTAGAGTTGGGAGAGGCAATCAAGCAAATCAAAGAGCAAGTGTTTGCTGTCCCCAATAAAGGTATCGGCTACGGGGTCCTGTCAGCCCTTCGGGGCAAACTCCGAGAAGTCGGACGCAAGCGGGTGCGATTCAACTACTTGGGCGTGATCGACAATCAGGCCCCGAGCGAATGGATCGAGCGTAGCTCTTTGGACACCGGTCCTGAACAGTCGGGGGAGAACGTATTGACAGCCCGGCTTGACATCGTTGCGTATGTACAGGATCAGCGCCTGAGCGCAGTGTTTACATACAGCACGCGCAAATTCTCCCCAGACACAATGGAACGGTTTGCGAGCCTGTGGCGTTTGCAGGTACAACGATTAATCGCCCATTGCATGGGTAAGGAGGACAGGGAGTTTACGCCGTCAGACTTCGAAACTGCTGGGCTTAGCCAAGAGGCACTCGACCTGTTATTTGAATAAGAAAAGGAGCTTTTATATGAATCTGCTGCGATTGTGTCTCCTGCTCTTGACTATCCTAATCGCGAGTAGCCCACTACTTCCTACTGCAATGGCAGTAACGAATGCTCCGGATAAGATCGAAACATTCATCTATGAACAGATGGACGCAAGCAAAATCCCTGGCCTAGCTGTGGTAATTGTAAATGGAGATCGGGTCGTATATGAGCGCGGTTTTGGGTACAGCGATCTGGAGAAACAGCGCCCTGTCACCCGCGAGACGGTGTTTGAGCTCGGTTCGAACACGAAGGCGTACACCGCACTGGCTGTGTTGCAATTGGAACAACAGGGCCGGTTGAAGTTAAAGGATCCGGTTAGCAAGTACCTGCCTTGGTTTACGGTAACGCTTGGTGGACAGCCTGTTGAAATAACGCTGGAACAGCTGTTGTACCATAAGTCTGGACTTCCGCCGGAGACCGTCGGGCTCATTCCGCGCTCGTCTTCAGACGATGCTCTGGAGCAGTGGGTACGGAAACTGAGCGGTATAGAACTCAAGCCTGCCAAAGGAACCCGGCTTGGCGAGCGATTCGAGTATGCAACAGCCAATTACGATATTCTTGGTTTGGTGATTCAGACGGTGAGTGGAATACCCTATGAGGAGTACATGCAGCGAAATGTCCTGCAGCCACTTGGACTCGATCATACTTATGCCAATTATGAGGATGCCGTTCGTAACGGGCTCTCTGCTGGATATAAGATGGGTTTTACATATCCACTTGCCTATGAGGCGCCCCGATATAGGGGAAATGTACCTGCAGGTTATATAAGCGCGTCCATGCAGGATGTGGCGGAATGGATGAAAATCCAGCTCGGCACGAAAAAGATCAACGGGTTCGGTGAGGAGTTAATCCGTCGCTCGCATGCCCCCGACACGACTGTGCCACCGTCTAGCAACGGATCATCGTATGCGGCAGGCTGGTCGGTCTTCCAGCGTGGGAGTGGCGAATTGTCACATGGAGGCGAGAATCCGGCCTTTTCTTCATTCATGGTGCTCCGTCCCGGTGACAAGATCGGAATAGCCGTTCTCGCTAACATGAATTCTGATTATACCGAATATATCGCCCGAAGCCTACTTGATCTGATTCAGGATCGTGAGCTGGTCAAACCCCAAAAAGATCAACTCGACCAAGTAGACAAAATTGCAACACTCGTTCTCGCTGTAATGGTACCGACGGCACTCGCTCTGCTAGTTTTTCAAATCCGAGCAGTTCGGGAGATTGGGAGCGGCGTGCGCAAGTTTACAGGCTTTCGAGGCAAGGAAGTTAGGGGAGCACTTTTATCCGGTGTTTTCCTCGGGTTGTTTCTCCTTGGTTTTTATTGGTTGCCAAATATCTTGTTCGAGCGATTGCCATGGGGCGAAGTGAGCGTCTGGGGCCCTCAATCGCTGCTTCCGGCTGTCTTGGCGATGATCGCAGTAGGCGTGCAGTTCTTTTTGTATCACTTGTTGATCCTGTTTTTTCCAAAAAGTATGGAAAAACTCTATCCGGCATTGATCCTTCTCGGGATTGTCAGTGGTTTTGGTAACGCGTTTATCATCTTCGTGATCAACCAAACTTTCGGCAATCAGGACAACTTGACGAATGGGTTGCTGTTTTACTTCGTGCTTGGGATCATCATGTACGTATGCGGGCAGCGGTACATTCGCACAAAACTCGTGACGATGACCAATAATCTCGTGTATGAAAAACGAACGGACATGATTCAAAAAATTTTGCGAACACCATTTTATAAGATGGAAGCCATCGCGGACGGGCGTATGCACGCTGTGCTCAATAACGATACCGAAGTCGTCTCTCGATCTATGAATGTGCTGGTCGGCGGCCTCACTTCTCTGGTTACACTGATTTGTTGCTTTCTCTATCTAGGGTTGCTGAACGGATATGCGCTTTTTATCTCCATGGCCGTAATCGCGCTCGCCGCCGGATTGTATTTTTATATGGGCAACAAGGCGGAGAAGCTGTGGGAGGAGACACGCGACATCCAAACGACCTTTTTCCGTCTTATGAACGACCTGATTAAGGGGTTTAAGGAGTTGCGCCTTAACCATCACCGTAACCTGAGCTTTCGCGATCAGATGGAAAAGAGTTGTGACGCTTATAGATGGAAACGGACGGAAGGAGACGTTCGATTTGCCAGTGTCACGGTGATCGGGGAATTGTTGTTCACGGTCGTGATCGGGTTTGTGGCTTTTTTGTTTCCATTGATCTTCCCCCATATTCAGGCGGGAACCCTGCAAGTGTTTGTGTTTGTCTTTCTCTATATGACAGGTCCAGTCAATGGAATCCTGATGTCCTATCCAACATTCGTGCAGATTCGCATTTCCTGGAAACGGATTCAGGAACTGAGCGAGGAGATAGCCAATCTGAATGCACCGAATGATGAAGACTTGTATATTCCGAACGGCCAGGAGCCAGTAGAACTGGTCATGCGGGGGGTATCGTACAAGTATGCGGCGACCGACGGTTCTGCGTTCGGCGTCGGACCGATTGACTTGACCTTCCGCTCCGGAAGCATCACATTCCTTACGGGAGGCAATGGCAGTGGCAAAACGACGTTAGCCAAGCTGCTCACGGGCCTGTACGTCCCACAGGAAGGCTTCGTGCTCGTCAACGGTGAGAGCTTATCTTCGGAGCAACTAAGTCAGTATTTCTCAGCGATATTTAGCGATTATTACCTGTTTGATCGCTTATACGGGATCTACGTTAAGGGACAAGAGGCCAAGATTGAGGAACTGCTCAGCCAATTGGAATTGTCGGAAAAAGTCGCTGTAGTGGACGGTCGTTTTACGACGACATCCTTGTCAACTGGTCAGAAAAAGCGTCTGGCTCTGTTGCTTTCCTATCTGGAAGATCGTCCGATTTGCCTGTTTGATGAATGGGCAG from the Brevibacillus brevis genome contains:
- a CDS encoding cyclic peptide export ABC transporter, whose protein sequence is MNLLRLCLLLLTILIASSPLLPTAMAVTNAPDKIETFIYEQMDASKIPGLAVVIVNGDRVVYERGFGYSDLEKQRPVTRETVFELGSNTKAYTALAVLQLEQQGRLKLKDPVSKYLPWFTVTLGGQPVEITLEQLLYHKSGLPPETVGLIPRSSSDDALEQWVRKLSGIELKPAKGTRLGERFEYATANYDILGLVIQTVSGIPYEEYMQRNVLQPLGLDHTYANYEDAVRNGLSAGYKMGFTYPLAYEAPRYRGNVPAGYISASMQDVAEWMKIQLGTKKINGFGEELIRRSHAPDTTVPPSSNGSSYAAGWSVFQRGSGELSHGGENPAFSSFMVLRPGDKIGIAVLANMNSDYTEYIARSLLDLIQDRELVKPQKDQLDQVDKIATLVLAVMVPTALALLVFQIRAVREIGSGVRKFTGFRGKEVRGALLSGVFLGLFLLGFYWLPNILFERLPWGEVSVWGPQSLLPAVLAMIAVGVQFFLYHLLILFFPKSMEKLYPALILLGIVSGFGNAFIIFVINQTFGNQDNLTNGLLFYFVLGIIMYVCGQRYIRTKLVTMTNNLVYEKRTDMIQKILRTPFYKMEAIADGRMHAVLNNDTEVVSRSMNVLVGGLTSLVTLICCFLYLGLLNGYALFISMAVIALAAGLYFYMGNKAEKLWEETRDIQTTFFRLMNDLIKGFKELRLNHHRNLSFRDQMEKSCDAYRWKRTEGDVRFASVTVIGELLFTVVIGFVAFLFPLIFPHIQAGTLQVFVFVFLYMTGPVNGILMSYPTFVQIRISWKRIQELSEEIANLNAPNDEDLYIPNGQEPVELVMRGVSYKYAATDGSAFGVGPIDLTFRSGSITFLTGGNGSGKTTLAKLLTGLYVPQEGFVLVNGESLSSEQLSQYFSAIFSDYYLFDRLYGIYVKGQEAKIEELLSQLELSEKVAVVDGRFTTTSLSTGQKKRLALLLSYLEDRPICLFDEWAADQDPEYRRHFYDEILPRLKEQGKCVIAITHDDRYFHMADQHIKLEMGRVVEYAGQNPLVSL